A window of Clostridium botulinum BKT015925 contains these coding sequences:
- a CDS encoding ArsR/SmtB family transcription factor → MVDNLKDVEKCSCNTIHDEIINKVKKGMPKDEILYDLAELFKVFGDTTRTKILYALFEAEMCVCDLAALLGMSQSAVSHQLKVLKQTRLVKPRRDGKVVYYSLDDDHIKKIFDYGFAHVNEK, encoded by the coding sequence GTGGTTGATAATTTAAAGGATGTTGAAAAGTGTAGTTGTAACACAATACACGATGAGATTATAAACAAGGTAAAAAAAGGTATGCCCAAAGACGAAATTTTATATGATCTTGCGGAATTATTTAAGGTTTTTGGGGATACTACAAGAACAAAGATATTATATGCGTTATTTGAAGCTGAGATGTGTGTATGTGATTTAGCTGCATTACTAGGAATGAGTCAATCAGCTGTATCACACCAACTTAAGGTTTTAAAGCAAACTAGATTAGTTAAACCTAGACGCGACGGAAAAGTTGTATATTATTCATTAGATGATGACCATATAAAAAAGATCTTTGATTATGGATTTGCCCATGTAAATGAAAAATAG
- a CDS encoding heavy metal translocating P-type ATPase produces the protein MDTNVKKEIILEGLCCANCASKIERSVNNMDEVDNATIDFLSKKLIIEVKDKDKVNEVLNKTTKIVNNIEPDVKVIYMEDYHTSKQNHNGHDHSHSHEEENSNKKIIRLGIGAVIFAVATIFKFSFYTELALFSISYILIGGEIVLRALRNITRGQVFDENFLMTVATIGAFAIKEFPEGVAVMLFYQVGEYFQDRAIDHSRKSISSLMDIRPDYANVKVKNDVKRVSPEEVNIGDVIIVKPGEKIPLDGTIIEGKSMVDTSALTGESVPRDVEIGNEVLGGFLNKNGVLTIKVSKEFKESTVSKILDLVQNASSRKAPTENFITKFAMYYTPLVVMTAMILAIVPPFIIPDATFSQWIYRALVFLVVSCPCALVISIPLSFFGGIGGASRNGILIKGGNYLEALNSVETVIFDKTGTLTKGVFDVTEISPVEGVDNEKLLEYAAFAESYSNHPIAISILKAYNKEINKEKVESYDEISGHGIRVKVEGKEILSGNSKLMIKENIKFDKIDKSGTIVYVAVDKQYLGYILISDEIKEDAKKAISYLKSIGVKNTVMLTGDSKIVAEEVGEKIGVDEVYAELLPNDKVEKLEYFDKNKSSKGKIVFVGDGINDAPVLARADIGIAMGGLGSDAAIEAADIVIMTDEPSKIYNAIKIAKKTKYIVMQNIGIALGVKLIVLILGALGIANMWEAVFADVGVALIAVLNAMRVLKKSIQ, from the coding sequence ATGGATACTAACGTTAAGAAAGAGATTATATTAGAAGGTTTATGTTGTGCGAATTGTGCATCTAAGATAGAGCGAAGTGTTAACAATATGGATGAGGTAGATAATGCAACAATAGATTTTTTATCAAAAAAACTTATTATAGAAGTAAAAGATAAGGATAAAGTAAATGAAGTTTTAAATAAAACAACCAAAATAGTAAACAATATAGAGCCAGATGTGAAAGTTATATATATGGAAGATTACCATACAAGTAAACAAAATCATAATGGACATGACCATAGTCATTCACATGAAGAAGAAAATAGTAATAAAAAGATTATAAGACTTGGGATAGGAGCAGTAATTTTTGCGGTTGCTACAATATTTAAATTTTCATTTTATACCGAACTAGCTTTATTTTCTATAAGTTATATTTTAATTGGTGGAGAAATTGTATTAAGAGCATTGAGGAATATAACTAGAGGACAAGTGTTTGATGAAAACTTCTTAATGACTGTAGCAACAATAGGTGCTTTTGCTATTAAAGAGTTCCCAGAAGGTGTTGCTGTTATGTTGTTTTATCAAGTTGGAGAGTATTTTCAAGATAGGGCTATTGATCATTCAAGAAAGTCAATAAGTAGCCTTATGGATATAAGACCGGATTATGCTAATGTAAAAGTGAAAAATGATGTGAAAAGAGTTTCGCCAGAAGAAGTTAATATTGGAGATGTTATCATAGTTAAACCAGGAGAAAAGATACCTTTAGATGGAACTATTATAGAAGGTAAATCTATGGTAGATACTTCAGCTTTAACAGGAGAATCAGTTCCTAGAGATGTCGAAATAGGAAATGAAGTATTAGGTGGATTCTTAAATAAAAACGGAGTATTAACTATTAAAGTATCAAAAGAGTTTAAGGAGTCCACAGTATCTAAAATATTAGATTTAGTACAAAATGCAAGTTCTAGAAAAGCTCCTACTGAAAACTTTATAACTAAATTTGCAATGTATTATACACCACTAGTTGTTATGACAGCGATGATTCTTGCAATAGTACCACCATTTATAATTCCAGATGCTACATTTTCACAATGGATATATAGAGCATTAGTGTTTTTAGTTGTTTCTTGTCCATGTGCATTAGTAATATCAATACCTCTAAGTTTCTTTGGTGGCATAGGTGGTGCATCTAGAAATGGTATTTTAATAAAAGGTGGTAATTATTTAGAGGCTCTAAATTCAGTAGAAACTGTTATTTTTGATAAAACAGGAACTTTAACAAAAGGAGTATTTGATGTAACAGAAATTTCTCCTGTAGAAGGGGTAGATAATGAAAAACTGTTAGAATATGCTGCATTTGCAGAAAGCTATTCTAATCATCCAATAGCAATTTCAATTTTAAAGGCTTATAATAAAGAAATTAATAAAGAAAAAGTAGAATCATATGATGAGATATCTGGACATGGCATAAGGGTTAAAGTTGAAGGGAAAGAAATACTTTCTGGTAACTCTAAGCTTATGATAAAGGAAAATATTAAATTTGATAAGATTGATAAGTCAGGAACAATTGTTTATGTAGCAGTAGATAAACAATATTTAGGATATATATTAATATCAGATGAGATAAAAGAAGATGCTAAGAAAGCTATAAGTTATCTTAAAAGTATAGGAGTTAAGAATACAGTGATGCTTACTGGAGATAGTAAAATTGTTGCAGAAGAAGTTGGTGAAAAAATAGGTGTAGATGAAGTATACGCAGAGTTGTTACCGAATGATAAAGTAGAAAAATTAGAATACTTTGATAAGAATAAGTCTTCTAAAGGAAAAATAGTTTTTGTTGGAGATGGAATTAATGATGCACCAGTTCTAGCTAGAGCTGATATAGGAATAGCGATGGGAGGTCTTGGTTCTGATGCTGCAATTGAAGCTGCTGATATAGTTATTATGACTGATGAACCATCAAAAATATACAATGCTATAAAAATAGCTAAAAAAACAAAATATATTGTAATGCAAAATATAGGAATTGCATTAGGCGTTAAATTAATAGTATTAATATTAGGAGCTTTAGGAATAGCTAATATGTGGGAAGCTGTATTTGCTGATGTTGGAGTTGCATTAATTGCTGTATTAAATGCTATGAGAGTGTTAAAAAAAAGTATACAATAA
- a CDS encoding amidohydrolase produces MKKQEVKEIICRVIDENYDKIIALAKKIEAEPELGYKEFKTSKKITDFFDELGLSYTNELALTGVKANLKESSNGPNVGILGELDGVICFDSPKANKETGASHTCGHHLQMAAMLGAALGLKKSKIEDNLHGNVTFMAVPSEEYIELAYRNKLREEGKIHFLAGKQELIYRGEFDDIDIAMMFHSLKNCPEPTVAIGETSNGFLGKTIQYKGKAAHAAEAPHTGVNALNAAMLGIMGINALRETFRDEDSIRVHPIITKGGDTVNSVPSDVRMESYVRAKNINAMKETNEKVDRALLAGGYAVGAETTINTIPGHLPLKCSSIMNSLFEENAKELLPIERVIDAGHFTASTDMGDVSNLIPSIHPFIGGVSGNLHTKDFKVEDYNAALILPAKLMAMTVVDLLFDNAKVGNKIIEEFKPTFKNKEEYIEFLEGCFERKVK; encoded by the coding sequence GTGAAAAAACAAGAAGTCAAAGAAATAATATGTAGGGTAATTGATGAGAATTACGACAAGATTATAGCTTTAGCCAAGAAAATAGAAGCTGAACCTGAATTAGGTTACAAAGAGTTCAAAACTTCTAAAAAAATTACTGATTTTTTTGATGAATTAGGATTAAGCTATACAAATGAATTAGCGCTGACTGGGGTAAAGGCTAATTTGAAGGAAAGTAGTAATGGTCCGAATGTTGGAATATTAGGGGAACTTGATGGTGTAATTTGTTTTGATAGTCCAAAAGCTAATAAGGAGACTGGTGCTTCTCATACATGTGGACATCATTTACAAATGGCAGCTATGTTAGGAGCAGCACTTGGATTAAAAAAATCTAAAATAGAAGATAATTTGCATGGTAATGTAACTTTTATGGCAGTTCCATCAGAAGAATATATAGAGTTAGCTTATAGAAATAAGTTAAGAGAAGAAGGGAAAATTCACTTTTTAGCTGGAAAACAAGAATTGATTTATAGAGGTGAATTTGATGATATCGATATAGCTATGATGTTCCATTCATTAAAAAATTGTCCAGAACCTACAGTTGCAATAGGTGAGACAAGTAATGGATTCTTAGGAAAGACAATTCAGTATAAAGGAAAAGCAGCTCATGCAGCAGAAGCACCACACACAGGCGTAAATGCATTAAATGCGGCTATGCTGGGTATTATGGGTATAAATGCATTAAGGGAAACTTTTAGAGATGAAGACTCTATAAGAGTTCATCCTATTATTACCAAAGGCGGAGATACTGTAAACAGTGTTCCTTCCGATGTGAGAATGGAGTCTTATGTTAGAGCTAAAAATATAAATGCTATGAAGGAAACTAATGAAAAAGTGGACAGGGCATTATTAGCAGGTGGATATGCTGTTGGAGCAGAAACGACTATAAATACTATTCCAGGACATTTACCTTTAAAATGTTCATCAATTATGAATAGTTTATTTGAAGAAAATGCAAAAGAGTTATTGCCAATTGAAAGAGTTATAGATGCAGGACATTTTACGGCTTCTACAGACATGGGAGATGTATCTAATTTAATACCATCAATTCATCCATTTATAGGAGGAGTTTCAGGAAATCTTCATACAAAAGATTTTAAGGTGGAAGATTACAATGCAGCATTAATTCTTCCAGCTAAATTAATGGCAATGACAGTTGTGGATTTATTATTTGATAATGCAAAAGTAGGTAATAAGATTATAGAAGAGTTTAAACCTACTTTTAAAAATAAAGAAGAATATATAGAATTTTTAGAAGGATGTTTTGAGAGGAAGGTGAAGTAA
- a CDS encoding DUF3100 domain-containing protein translates to MKNWKNHIIVLLMVIISEAIGVIKFKIGPGTLVFLPMLYALIIGIFLGPKFLKIVNEKDMKDAGGLITISLMLLMARYGTTIGPTLPKIIQSSPALILQEFGNIGTVLLGVPLAVFLGLKREAIGAAHSISREPNIALISDIYGLDGDEGKGVMGVYICGTVFGTVFFGLIATFCAAYTPLHPYSLAMASGVGSASMMTAAVGSLSAMFPNMQETLTAFGAASNMLSGLDGLYMSLWVALPLSEWLYRKVYKIKYGITAPQPQKNNESSKEV, encoded by the coding sequence ATGAAAAATTGGAAAAATCATATTATAGTTCTTTTAATGGTTATTATATCTGAAGCTATAGGAGTAATTAAGTTTAAGATTGGTCCTGGAACATTGGTGTTTTTACCAATGCTTTATGCACTTATAATAGGAATATTCTTAGGACCTAAGTTTTTAAAAATTGTAAATGAAAAAGATATGAAAGATGCCGGAGGGCTTATAACTATTTCATTGATGCTTTTGATGGCTAGGTATGGAACTACAATAGGGCCAACTCTTCCTAAAATAATACAATCAAGTCCAGCGCTTATTTTACAGGAATTTGGTAATATAGGTACAGTGCTTTTAGGAGTTCCATTAGCTGTATTCCTAGGATTAAAACGTGAAGCTATTGGAGCTGCCCATTCAATATCTCGTGAGCCTAATATTGCTTTAATAAGTGATATATATGGATTAGATGGAGATGAAGGAAAAGGGGTAATGGGAGTATATATTTGTGGAACTGTATTTGGAACGGTGTTCTTTGGGTTAATTGCTACATTTTGTGCAGCATATACTCCATTACATCCATATTCATTAGCTATGGCATCAGGTGTTGGAAGTGCTAGTATGATGACAGCAGCAGTAGGTTCATTAAGTGCAATGTTTCCTAATATGCAAGAAACTTTAACTGCATTTGGAGCTGCAAGTAATATGCTATCAGGACTTGATGGATTATACATGTCTTTATGGGTTGCATTACCGTTATCAGAATGGCTTTATAGAAAAGTTTATAAGATAAAGTATGGAATTACAGCTCCACAACCTCAAAAAAATAATGAAAGTTCCAAGGAGGTTTAG
- a CDS encoding LysO family transporter, with protein sequence MKITKSLCILALMALLSLVGNLIGPKHGIFDALPGMIILVIIAISGITLAKVIPGKIPAVAYIVTIGCIVTYPGFPGAETVTKCMTKVDFLSLTTPILAYVGISIGKDLESFKKSGWRIIIVSCVVFIGTYLGSAAIAQLILKSLGQI encoded by the coding sequence ATGAAAATTACAAAATCCTTATGTATATTAGCTTTGATGGCATTATTATCACTAGTAGGAAATTTAATTGGACCTAAGCATGGAATATTTGATGCATTACCTGGAATGATAATACTTGTTATAATAGCTATTTCCGGAATTACATTGGCAAAGGTTATACCAGGCAAAATTCCCGCAGTAGCTTATATTGTAACAATAGGATGTATAGTTACTTATCCTGGATTTCCTGGAGCTGAAACGGTGACAAAATGTATGACTAAGGTAGATTTTTTATCATTAACAACTCCTATACTTGCTTATGTAGGTATTTCTATTGGAAAGGATCTAGAGAGTTTTAAAAAATCTGGTTGGAGAATTATTATTGTATCATGTGTTGTTTTTATAGGAACGTATTTAGGTTCTGCTGCAATTGCACAGTTGATTTTAAAATCACTAGGACAAATATAA
- a CDS encoding sensor histidine kinase yields MSISVNDFQHVDEFIHEDEEFYRNLIKILPDAVFFEKDKKIIFANDEGIKLLDGIEKKDIIGKEVEEFIHSNFIKILDLNKEKNLNSVKSHNENIIEQKIVTLNNKIIDVEVKSIYLFNKNREQIKVVIVRDITERKRYEKALRDSEYLHRKLTQMLPVGVFIHDYDIVEFANKTCLNILGIKDEKDLLNKSIFKFIHKGKIRDSKQRLKTIFEYGEKTLPEFYNKVVRQNGEIIDVETWSTTFYDENKLKILSVFRDVTEYLEIENIKQKSNENKKLLDKEREFNKIRTEFFANLSHELKTPLNVILSSQQLLALYLRNGEFAGIDYEKIEKHLKTLKQNSNRLLRLIDNLIDITRIDSGFFSLNLQNHNIVTIIEDITLSVVEYIKNKDIKLIFDTDIEEKLTLCDEDKIERIILNLLSNAVKFTPKGGRIKVNIHDDGDSLRITVRDNGIGIPKDKIHIIFDRFRQVDTSFTRISEGSGIGLSLVKALVEMHNGTISVESEYGEGSEFIIYFPINKQITSKLINQNNNLDNSLKEHKLKKVEIEFSDIYNI; encoded by the coding sequence ATGAGTATAAGTGTTAATGATTTTCAACATGTAGATGAATTTATACACGAAGATGAGGAATTCTATAGGAACTTAATAAAAATATTACCGGATGCAGTATTTTTTGAAAAAGACAAAAAAATTATATTTGCTAATGATGAAGGAATAAAACTTTTAGATGGTATAGAAAAAAAAGATATAATAGGAAAAGAAGTAGAAGAATTTATTCATAGTAATTTTATAAAGATTCTAGATTTAAATAAAGAAAAAAATTTAAATAGTGTAAAGAGCCACAATGAAAATATAATAGAACAAAAAATAGTTACATTAAATAATAAGATTATAGATGTTGAGGTTAAATCTATTTATTTATTTAATAAGAATAGGGAGCAAATTAAAGTTGTAATTGTACGAGACATTACAGAGAGAAAAAGATATGAAAAAGCTTTACGCGATAGTGAATATTTACATAGAAAATTAACACAGATGTTACCTGTAGGAGTATTTATACATGATTATGATATAGTAGAGTTTGCTAACAAAACATGTTTAAATATACTAGGTATTAAAGATGAAAAGGATTTACTTAATAAGAGTATTTTTAAGTTTATACATAAAGGTAAAATTAGAGATTCTAAACAGAGATTAAAGACTATATTTGAGTATGGTGAAAAGACGCTTCCGGAATTTTATAATAAGGTTGTTCGTCAAAATGGAGAAATTATAGATGTAGAAACTTGGTCTACAACATTTTATGATGAAAATAAGTTAAAGATATTATCTGTATTTAGAGATGTAACTGAGTACTTAGAAATAGAAAATATAAAACAGAAATCAAATGAAAATAAAAAGTTATTAGATAAAGAACGTGAATTTAATAAAATTAGAACAGAATTTTTTGCAAATTTATCACATGAATTAAAAACACCATTAAATGTAATTCTTAGTTCCCAACAATTACTAGCTTTATATCTACGAAATGGAGAATTTGCTGGAATTGATTATGAAAAAATAGAAAAACATTTAAAAACTTTAAAACAAAACAGTAATAGATTACTTCGATTAATTGATAACCTTATAGATATAACTAGAATTGATTCTGGATTTTTTAGTTTAAATCTACAAAATCATAATATAGTAACCATAATAGAAGATATAACTTTATCAGTGGTTGAATATATTAAAAATAAAGATATAAAATTAATTTTTGATACTGATATAGAAGAAAAATTAACTTTATGTGATGAAGATAAAATAGAAAGAATAATTTTAAACCTTTTATCAAACGCAGTGAAGTTTACTCCAAAAGGTGGAAGGATTAAGGTAAATATACATGATGATGGAGATAGTTTACGTATAACAGTAAGAGATAACGGAATAGGGATACCAAAAGATAAAATACATATAATATTTGATAGGTTTAGACAAGTAGATACATCATTTACTAGAATTTCCGAAGGTAGTGGTATAGGATTATCATTAGTTAAAGCCCTTGTTGAGATGCATAATGGAACAATAAGTGTAGAAAGTGAATATGGAGAGGGAAGTGAATTTATAATTTATTTTCCTATAAATAAACAAATAACATCAAAATTAATTAATCAAAATAATAACCTAGATAATAGCTTAAAAGAACATAAGTTAAAAAAGGTGGAAATTGAATTTTCTGATATATATAATATTTAG
- a CDS encoding VTT domain-containing protein: MNINLFLYFITHFEKYLYIMVDQYGALTYMIIFLIVFCEAGFIILAFLPGDSLIFITGTLACIKILNISMLLPILMLSVILGDIINYSIGKFLGKRILRMKKNIFFKSDYINKAHKFYDKNGKISIVLGRFIPIVRGFVAFVAGIVSMDFNKFISYSIVGGSLRVGVFLFSGYYLGTFEIVKNNLEIIIGIVILVSMLPGILGIMKKALHS; encoded by the coding sequence ATGAATATTAATTTATTTTTATATTTTATAACTCACTTTGAAAAATATCTATATATTATGGTTGATCAATATGGTGCACTTACTTATATGATTATATTTCTTATAGTGTTTTGTGAAGCTGGTTTTATAATATTAGCATTTTTACCAGGAGATTCTTTAATTTTTATAACTGGTACTTTAGCATGCATAAAAATTTTAAATATAAGTATGTTGTTACCTATATTAATGCTATCTGTAATATTGGGTGATATTATTAATTATTCTATAGGTAAATTTTTAGGGAAAAGAATATTAAGGATGAAAAAAAATATATTTTTTAAAAGCGATTATATTAACAAGGCCCATAAATTTTATGATAAGAATGGAAAGATATCTATAGTGCTAGGAAGATTTATTCCAATAGTTCGAGGATTTGTAGCTTTTGTTGCGGGAATTGTAAGTATGGATTTTAATAAATTTATATCATATTCAATAGTTGGAGGTAGTTTGCGAGTTGGAGTATTTTTATTTAGCGGGTATTATTTAGGTACATTTGAAATTGTTAAAAACAATCTTGAAATTATTATAGGAATTGTAATTTTAGTTTCTATGTTGCCGGGTATATTAGGTATTATGAAAAAAGCACTACATAGCTAA
- a CDS encoding dihydrofolate reductase, translated as MISFVVAVDKNNLIGKNNTLPWHLPCDLKHFKEITLKESKTIIMGRKTFEALPNILPGRKHIILTRNQNYAVNNANVEIIYNISQLTKFIKSHKEYFVIGGGKIFSMLLPYATKIYMTKINDSFDGDTFFPKLDMGQWQIVESFNGTLNSKNIYEHSFLTLYKKN; from the coding sequence ATGATAAGTTTTGTAGTTGCTGTTGATAAAAATAATCTTATAGGAAAAAACAATACGCTTCCTTGGCATCTTCCTTGTGATTTAAAACACTTTAAAGAAATTACACTAAAAGAAAGTAAAACAATAATTATGGGAAGAAAAACTTTTGAAGCTTTACCTAACATACTTCCAGGACGAAAACACATAATTTTAACTCGAAACCAAAACTATGCAGTCAATAATGCTAATGTAGAAATAATATATAACATTTCCCAATTAACTAAATTTATAAAAAGTCATAAAGAATATTTTGTTATAGGTGGTGGCAAAATTTTTTCTATGCTCTTACCATATGCGACAAAAATTTATATGACCAAAATAAATGACTCTTTTGATGGTGATACCTTTTTCCCCAAACTTGACATGGGTCAATGGCAAATTGTAGAATCTTTTAATGGAACTCTCAATAGCAAAAATATATATGAACATAGCTTTTTAACCTTATATAAAAAAAACTAA
- a CDS encoding DUF441 domain-containing protein, with amino-acid sequence MSSKIILSILIFLSFLGKNKSLGIASSVILIISFFNNKKCINFMENHFMNLGMTFLMIWMLIPIIKNPMFTENIKNSLTLKGLICFFVGVIVAILASKGIGFLKGSTDTITGIILGSIVGVSLLGGVPVGPLIASGIAYEIIKFLNLIFKSK; translated from the coding sequence ATGTCATCTAAAATAATTTTATCAATACTAATTTTTTTATCTTTCTTAGGCAAAAACAAAAGTCTTGGTATAGCCTCATCAGTTATACTTATTATTTCTTTTTTTAATAATAAAAAATGTATTAACTTCATGGAAAATCATTTTATGAATTTAGGAATGACTTTTTTAATGATATGGATGCTAATTCCTATAATAAAAAATCCTATGTTCACAGAAAATATAAAAAATTCCTTAACTCTAAAAGGATTGATATGTTTTTTTGTAGGAGTAATCGTGGCAATTTTAGCATCTAAAGGAATTGGTTTTCTCAAAGGTAGTACAGACACCATTACTGGTATAATCCTTGGCTCTATTGTTGGTGTATCACTTTTAGGTGGTGTCCCAGTAGGTCCACTTATAGCTTCTGGAATAGCATATGAAATTATAAAATTTTTAAATTTAATTTTTAAAAGTAAATAA
- a CDS encoding FtsW/RodA/SpoVE family cell cycle protein: MSLINNSKITNYINAVCSYIKYKESHYEIKEELISHIEDIYDEYIEQGEPPNTALDKALAHMGNSQEVGTQLNIAHKGSPDWITLILTLILVNTGVIFMYFMKSNNLLENSNILFHNTLKTSVIGTLLIIFLFYFDYRNFKKYSTHIFIVSTIVIILFSYMLNEIAPYSTVLVGDTFRQIIFTTPYLFIISLCGIFDKIDFKNKYKVIRLLVICAIPLFLFIKSGCITPLLIYALGFIVILSSCKIKKRFIIAPIVFITSLTLGLIIIEPYRFHRLKAFMYFKNDPTGFGYQNNIMHNILNSITPFGHGFSKNDLFLCNGHKELILNCIIHSLGWIGLIIIISLVTSLIIRLIIIKKYINDSYGRLLVCSISSIFIFKIIFNILMNLNLLPISGISMPFISYGVPENLFNMLSIGLVLSVYRRRSLSLPLQNSK; this comes from the coding sequence ATGTCACTAATTAATAATTCAAAAATTACTAATTATATAAACGCCGTTTGCTCTTATATAAAATATAAAGAATCTCATTATGAAATTAAAGAAGAACTAATCTCACATATAGAAGATATTTATGATGAGTATATTGAACAAGGCGAACCTCCTAATACAGCATTAGATAAAGCACTTGCACATATGGGAAATTCTCAAGAAGTAGGCACACAATTGAATATAGCACATAAGGGTTCACCTGATTGGATAACATTGATTTTAACATTAATCTTAGTTAATACGGGAGTTATTTTTATGTATTTTATGAAATCTAATAACCTTTTAGAAAACTCAAATATTTTATTTCATAATACTCTTAAAACATCTGTTATCGGTACTCTATTAATAATTTTTCTATTTTACTTCGACTATAGAAATTTTAAAAAATACTCTACCCATATATTTATTGTATCTACTATTGTAATTATTTTGTTTAGTTATATGCTTAATGAAATAGCACCGTATTCTACAGTTTTAGTTGGTGATACTTTTAGACAGATAATATTTACAACTCCATATTTATTTATAATTTCTTTATGTGGAATTTTTGATAAAATAGATTTTAAAAACAAATATAAGGTTATAAGATTACTTGTTATATGCGCAATCCCATTATTTTTATTTATTAAGTCAGGCTGTATAACTCCTCTTTTAATTTATGCATTAGGATTTATTGTGATTTTATCATCTTGTAAAATAAAGAAAAGATTTATAATAGCTCCTATAGTCTTTATTACCTCTTTAACTTTAGGTTTAATTATTATTGAGCCTTATCGATTCCATAGATTAAAAGCTTTTATGTACTTTAAAAATGATCCTACTGGTTTTGGATATCAAAATAATATAATGCACAATATTTTAAACTCTATAACACCTTTTGGACATGGATTTTCTAAAAATGATTTGTTCCTTTGCAACGGACATAAAGAACTTATTCTTAACTGCATTATTCACTCTTTAGGATGGATTGGACTCATTATTATTATATCTTTAGTTACTTCACTTATAATAAGACTTATAATAATAAAAAAGTATATTAATGATAGTTATGGTAGACTTTTAGTCTGTAGTATATCATCAATATTCATTTTTAAAATTATCTTCAATATACTCATGAATTTAAATTTATTGCCTATATCAGGTATATCTATGCCATTTATAAGTTATGGAGTCCCAGAAAACTTATTTAATATGCTATCAATAGGATTAGTTTTAAGTGTGTATAGAAGAAGAAGTTTAAGTCTGCCTTTACAAAACTCTAAATAA
- a CDS encoding PadR family transcriptional regulator, whose translation MNINRELLKGSTVILILKLLNEKPMYGYEMIKKIEKKSNGIFSFKEGTLYPILHSLENNNFVESYWDDTNGKRKRKYYKITEKGTLELKDKKEEWVTFTSTINHILGEAIVCH comes from the coding sequence ATGAACATTAATAGAGAACTTCTCAAAGGTAGTACAGTAATTCTAATTCTAAAATTATTAAATGAAAAACCCATGTATGGATATGAAATGATTAAAAAAATCGAAAAAAAATCCAATGGTATTTTCTCTTTTAAAGAAGGAACTTTATATCCTATTCTTCATTCATTAGAAAACAATAACTTTGTGGAATCTTATTGGGATGACACAAATGGAAAACGCAAAAGGAAATATTATAAAATAACTGAAAAAGGCACTTTAGAATTAAAAGATAAAAAAGAAGAGTGGGTTACTTTTACATCAACAATAAATCATATTTTAGGGGAGGCAATAGTATGTCACTAA